The Melioribacteraceae bacterium 4301-Me genome contains the following window.
CTAATGCCTAACAAAAGCGAGGTTTTCAATTCCTTCAATAAATATTTCAAATACCATTTGAAAGACGGCGACACTGTATGAAGCGCTTGCACAGTAAGCGTCATACTTTGAACACCTACACTTTCACCTAAGCCGAGAACAAGAGTTAAAAAAAACGCGATTATTAAACTTTCAGCAAGGGTTCTCTCAAAAAGGACTGCAAATGCTGCGCAAATTGTTCCGCTGATAATTGTAGTAAAAAGCCAGGGTAATCTAATTTTCCAAGCTTTCAGCGGTGACGCATTTTTTATTTGGTTTATATTAAAACCTATCGTCTCAAATATATCATTAACAAGTCTACGTTCATCTATATCTGGTTCTAGATTAAGCATTTCCTCTGTAAAAACGTTAGCATCAACAACACCAATAAGCTGTTGATTCTTATTTATAATAGGAAGTGCAAGGAATTTATAGGTAACAAAAAACTCGCATGCGTCGTACACTGTTGAATTAGACGGGAGAGCTGCTACTTTATTGACCATTATCTCTTCTATTTTTTTCTCCAAAGGTGCTGTTAAAATTCTGCGTGTAGGCAGCACACCTACGAGCCTGTTTTCGTCATCGACCACATAAAAATAAACTATCCTTTCACCAACACCTTCTTTTCTTATTTTATGTAATACTTCATTTACTGTAAGATTTTTATTAAGTGCTGTAAAATCTTTTCTAGCCAAATTTAAAACTGATTGCTGATATGTATGTTTTTTGTCCATTCATACTAGTTCAAAGTTCTAAAGATAATGTTTCATCCCAATTTTAATTTCATTGTTGTACAAACTATCATACATCAAGATTTGCATATTTAGCATGTTTTTCGATAAACTCTCTTCTTGGTTCTACAGCATCACCCATCAAAGTTTCGAATATTTTATCCGCAGCAGCTGCACTTTCAAGATTAACTTGAAGAACAGTTCGTGTTTCGGGGTTCATGGTAGTAGACCAAAGTTGTTCAGGATTCATTTCACCTAAACCTTTGTAACGAGAGATAATGATTCCTTTTGTATTGCCTTCCGGATTTTCTTCTCCCTCTTCTACCTCTACTATTTCTTCCTCCTTAGTTTTACCTTTGGTTTTAATCTCCGCCTTTAGTCTTTTAAGAATTTTATCGCGTTCATTATCATCATAAGCATAATATTCTTCTTTACCTTTTTTAATCTTATAAAGTGGGGGTTGAGCAATGTAAACTTTGCCGGCGGCAATAAGCTCTTTCATATGTCTATACAAGAAAGTTAAAAGTAATGTTCTAATATGGCTTCCGTCAACATCTGCGTCTGTCATTAAAATAATTTTCCCATAGCGCGATTTAGATGGGTCGAAGTCCTCGCCAATACCAGCGCCAATAGCAGAGATAATAGCTTGAATTTCTGCATTTTCCAATATTTTATTGATTTTAGCCTTCTCCACATTCAATATTTTCCCCTTTATTGGCAGAATTGCTTGAAAACGTCTATCTCTGCCTTGCTTAGCGGAGCCGCCTGCGGAATCACCTTCTACAATATATATTTCACAATGTTCAGGGTCATTTATTGAACAGTCAGCCAATTTACCAGGCAAGTTAAGTGAATCGAGTGCATTTTTTCTTCTTATTAAATCGCGGGCTTTACGAGCAGCTTCACGTGCTTCGGCTGCTCTGACACATTTCTCTATTATTCTTTTTGCTATTGACGGATTCTCTTCCAAAAATTCAGAAAGCTTTTCACCAACAATTGTTTCAACTATTGATTTAACTTCACTATTGCCAAGTTTTGTTTTTGTCTGCCCCTCAAATTGTGGCTCCATAACTTTAACTGAAATAACTGCGGTAAGTCCCTCTTTAAAATCATCACCTGTCAATGTTATTTTGCTGTTTTCCTTTATCAATCCATTTTTATTTGCATAATTGTTAAATGTTCTTGTCAATGCTGTTCTAAATCCAACTAAGTGAGTACCACCTTCTACGGTGTTAATATTATTAACGTAAGTATGAATATTTTCTGAATAAGAATCGCTGTACTCGAAAGCAATTTCTACTGGAGTGTTTTCTTTTTCACCTTCAATGTATATTGGTTTATGTAAAGGTGTTCGTTGCTCATCGAGATATTTTACGAAATCAACTAAACCGCCTTTAAATCTATAAGTTTCTTCTTGCTTTTCAACTTCGTCTTTAAGGATAAGAGTAACATTTTTGTTTAAGTAAGCTAATTCTCTTAGTCTTTCGGCTACGGTATCAAAGTTAAATTTTGTCGTTTTGAATATTTCTTTATCAGGCTTAAAAGTTATTTTAGTGCCGGTTTGGTCTCCCTTGT
Protein-coding sequences here:
- a CDS encoding magnesium transporter; amino-acid sequence: MDKKHTYQQSVLNLARKDFTALNKNLTVNEVLHKIRKEGVGERIVYFYVVDDENRLVGVLPTRRILTAPLEKKIEEIMVNKVAALPSNSTVYDACEFFVTYKFLALPIINKNQQLIGVVDANVFTEEMLNLEPDIDERRLVNDIFETIGFNINQIKNASPLKAWKIRLPWLFTTIISGTICAAFAVLFERTLAESLIIAFFLTLVLGLGESVGVQSMTLTVQALHTVSPSFKWYLKYLLKELKTSLLLGISCSVLVVIIIFIWKGTALAGLAIGLSILLIELQAALWGVSVPTILHKTKLDPKISAGPVTLALTDICTILFYFGMATLLL
- the gyrB gene encoding DNA topoisomerase (ATP-hydrolyzing) subunit B: MAVDSKENKKPQSEYTAKNINVLKGLEAVRKRPAMYVGDVGSRGLHHLINEVVDNSIDEALAGYNDRVIVTLNKDGSVTVEDRGRGIPVDIHPEEKRSALEVVMTVLHAGGKFDKNTYKVSGGLHGVGVSVVNALSEWLEVEVRRDGKIYFQSYKRGVPTAPVKVKGNYKGDQTGTKITFKPDKEIFKTTKFNFDTVAERLRELAYLNKNVTLILKDEVEKQEETYRFKGGLVDFVKYLDEQRTPLHKPIYIEGEKENTPVEIAFEYSDSYSENIHTYVNNINTVEGGTHLVGFRTALTRTFNNYANKNGLIKENSKITLTGDDFKEGLTAVISVKVMEPQFEGQTKTKLGNSEVKSIVETIVGEKLSEFLEENPSIAKRIIEKCVRAAEAREAARKARDLIRRKNALDSLNLPGKLADCSINDPEHCEIYIVEGDSAGGSAKQGRDRRFQAILPIKGKILNVEKAKINKILENAEIQAIISAIGAGIGEDFDPSKSRYGKIILMTDADVDGSHIRTLLLTFLYRHMKELIAAGKVYIAQPPLYKIKKGKEEYYAYDDNERDKILKRLKAEIKTKGKTKEEEIVEVEEGEENPEGNTKGIIISRYKGLGEMNPEQLWSTTMNPETRTVLQVNLESAAAADKIFETLMGDAVEPRREFIEKHAKYANLDV